DNA from Deinococcus radiopugnans ATCC 19172:
TGCCGAATTCGGTGGCCCCGTCGAGCCGCGCGGCCTCGATCAATGACTTGGGCAGCGCCGAGACGATGTACTGGCGCATCAGGAAAATCCCGAAGGCGTTGGCCATTCCCGGCACCCACAGCGTGCGCGGCGTGCCGATCCAGTGCAGGACGTTGTTCATCACCAGAAAGCTGGGAATATCCATCACCAGCGGCGGAATCAGCATGGTGACCAGAATGAAGCCGAACAGGTATCCCTTGCCCCGGAAGTCGTACATGGCGAAGGCGAAGCCGGCCAGCGAGCAGAAGAACAGCGTGGTGACGGTGGACAGCGAGGCGATGTACAGCGAGTTCCAGAACTGCCGCAGCGCGTAGTTGTCGGTGGCCGTCATCATCTTCTGGAAGTTGCCGACGAAGGCGTCGCCAAACCACAGGTGCGGCGGCACGGCGAAGATCTGCTCACCGGGCAACGACGCCCACACGAACATCAGGTAGAAGGGAATCACCGACAGGAAGCAGGCGAGGCCCACGAAAATCCACAGCCCCACGCGGCCCAGGGGGAACCGGGCGGTGCGCCGGGGCGGTCTGGGCGCGGCCAGGGGCGTCTCCAGCGGCTGGGTGGTCACTGGCGGCCTCCGCCCCGTGAGAACAGGTAGTTGTTGACCATGCTCAGCACGAAGATCGCCAGGAACAGCAGCCACGCCATCGCCGAGCCGTAGCCCATGTCCAGATCGCGGAAGGCGACGTTGTAGATGTGCATGGCCGAGGTCAGCGCCGCGCCCCCGCTGCCGCCGGCCTGGCCCACCATGATGAACGGTTCCTCAAACAGCTGCATGTTGCCCACGATGGTCAGCGTGAAGGCGTAGAACATCATCGGGCGCAGCAGCGGCAGGGTGATGTAGAAGAACTTCTGGGCGCTGCTCGCGCCGTCCACCGTGGCGGCCTCGTAGACGTCCTCGCTGATGGCCTGCAACCCGCTTAAATACAGGATGACGTTCCAGCCCACGTAGCGCCAGAACACCACCGCCGCCACCGACACCGGCACCAGTTCCGGCAGCGCCAGCCAGCGCACCGGCCCCAGCCCCACCGCCGACAGGGCGTAGTTGAGCAGGCCCAGGTTCTCGGAATACAGCATGCCGAAGACGATCGTGATCGCCACGGCGTTGGTGATGTACGGCAGGAACAGGATGGTGCTGATGCTGCCCTGCCAGCGGCGCAGCGACTGGTTGATCACGAAAGCCAGCGGAAGCGCCACCAGATGCTGCGGCACCCCCGACAGCAGGCCGATCCACACCGTGTTCTTGAGGGCCACCCAGAACTGATCGCGTGCGCCCAGCGCGAGCTGGAAGTTCTCCCAGCCCACGTATTCCCAGTTGCCCAGTCCGTCGAGGGGATTCCACAGGTGAAAGGCCAGGAACAGGCTGAAGCCCAGCGGAAACAGGCCGAAGATCAGGAACAGGACAAAGAACGGGCTGGTGAAAATGTACGGCGCAAAACGCTGCTGGAAGCGGGTGTAGCTCCAGCGGCGGCGCTGGCGGGGGGGGCTGGTGGGCAGGGGCACTCGTTCTTGCATGGGGCCTCCCTGTGGCGCGGTGGCCGACACCGGGGCAGAGCAGGAACAGCAACACTCAGGATGCAAACGTTCCGTTCGGGAATGGCGAGGGGGAGCCGCCTTTCTCGCTCCCCCGGACGGTCATGCAGCTCTCCCCAGGCTCAGCGGGCGCGGCGCAGGATCTGGGCGCGGGCGTCGGTCAGCGCCTGCTTGATGTCCTTGCCCTGCTCCAGCACGTTGGTCAGCTCGGTGGCGAGGATCTGGTCGGCCACCGAGTCGTACTTGTTCACGTCGATGGGCTGGGTCTTGCGCGCGGCGTCGCGCCACAGCACGCGGGCTTTCTGACCGCCCAGGAACGGCACGCCCTGGTTGAAGATGGGATCGTTCTGGGCCGAGAGCAGCGCCGGGAACGCGCCGTTGTCGATGAACGCCTTGATCTGCGACCCCTGGTCGACGGTCATGAACTTGATGAACTCCCAGGCCCACTGCTTGTTCTTGGACGCGGTGGGAATGGCGTAGAACGAGCCGCCCCAGGATGCGTAGCCGCCCTCGGGCAGGTTCTGGACGCGCCACAGGCCCTTGGTGTCGGGGGCCATCCAGCTTTGCAGCGCGCCGGTCAGCCACGCGCCGCTGAACTGGGTGGCCACCGTCCCCTTTTTGAAGGCGTCGTACCACTCGTTGCTCCACTCGCCGATCTTGGCGTCCAGGCCGGCGTCGCGCACCTGCTTGGCCAGCGTGAAGGCGCGCACGAAGCGGGGGCTGTCGGGGCCGACGAGCAGGTTGTTCTTGCTGTCGAAGTAGATGCCCTCGCCATTCTTGAGGTTGGTGCGCGTCACGATCCCGTAGACGCCCGCCGCCGAGTTGATCAGCGACGCCCCGGTCTTGGCCTTGATGGTTTTCCCGGCAGCGATGTAGTCCTCCCAGCTTTTCATCATGGTGGTGGGGTTCACGCCCGCCTTGTCCAGGATGTCCTTGCGGTACAGGAAGGTGCCGGGGCCGATGTCGGTGGGCATGGCGACGAAACGCTTGTCCGCGCTGGTGGCCTGCGCCACCGTGAAGGGCGTGAACAGCTTCTTGTACTGCCCGGCGTTGTAGGGGGCCTTGTTCAGATCTTCCAGCCCTTTGCCCTCGGAGAATTTGCCCACGTAGCCGATTTCCACGGCCATCACGTCAGGCAACCCCTGGCCGGTGGCGAGGGCCGTGGTCATGGCGTTGTGGTGGTCGCCGATTTCCTGGGCCACCAGTTTGATGGTCACGTTGGGATGCAGCTTGTTCCACGCGGGCGTGATGGCCTTGATCGCCACGTCCAGGCTGGGGAAGGCGGCCACGTTCAGGGTGACTTTCTCCTGGGCGCTGGCGGTGCTGGCCAGCAGGGCGGTAACGAGGGCGAACGCGACGAATTTCTTCATAATGACCTCCACGGGTCTGTTGAAAGCGCTTTCAAATCAAGACTGAAACGATGCGGTTCTCAGGAACTGTCGTGCATCAGGAGCCTCCGGTGGCGGGGGAGTGGGGCGCTGGCCCGGTGGATTCACGGATGACCAGTTGCGGCACGTAGGGGGACATATGGGGCTGTTCGCCGGCCAGCAGCCGCAGCACAGTCTCGGCGGCCAGTTGCCCCAGTTCGTTGACCGCCTGATGCACGGTGGTCAGCGGCGGCGTGGTGTAGCGCGAGGAAAAGAGGTCGTCGAAGCCGGTCAGCGACAGGTCTTCCGGCACGCGCAGGCCGCGGCGGTACAGGCTCAGGCGGGCGCCGAAGGCCATCTGGTCGTTGGCGCAGACCAGCGCGGTGAAGGGCACGCCCGAGCGCAACAGTTCCTCGGCGGCCCGCTCGCCGCTGGCCTCGGTGTAGTCGCCGCACCTCATCAGGTGGGGATTGACCGACAAGCCTGCTTCCTGCAGGGTGGCCTCGAACCCCACGCGGCGCTCCACCGCGTCCTGCTGGGCCTCGTCGCCGCCGATGTACGC
Protein-coding regions in this window:
- a CDS encoding carbohydrate ABC transporter permease, producing MTTQPLETPLAAPRPPRRTARFPLGRVGLWIFVGLACFLSVIPFYLMFVWASLPGEQIFAVPPHLWFGDAFVGNFQKMMTATDNYALRQFWNSLYIASLSTVTTLFFCSLAGFAFAMYDFRGKGYLFGFILVTMLIPPLVMDIPSFLVMNNVLHWIGTPRTLWVPGMANAFGIFLMRQYIVSALPKSLIEAARLDGATEFGIYMKVVLPLIRPILATLGVVTFVGSWNNFKGALIMRLSEDSTMTLPLSLRRITGGAANINADWGATLMMVVLTVIPLLILFLFASRQVISGLTSGAVKD
- a CDS encoding carbohydrate ABC transporter permease, translating into MQERVPLPTSPPRQRRRWSYTRFQQRFAPYIFTSPFFVLFLIFGLFPLGFSLFLAFHLWNPLDGLGNWEYVGWENFQLALGARDQFWVALKNTVWIGLLSGVPQHLVALPLAFVINQSLRRWQGSISTILFLPYITNAVAITIVFGMLYSENLGLLNYALSAVGLGPVRWLALPELVPVSVAAVVFWRYVGWNVILYLSGLQAISEDVYEAATVDGASSAQKFFYITLPLLRPMMFYAFTLTIVGNMQLFEEPFIMVGQAGGSGGAALTSAMHIYNVAFRDLDMGYGSAMAWLLFLAIFVLSMVNNYLFSRGGGRQ
- a CDS encoding ABC transporter substrate-binding protein, which encodes MKKFVAFALVTALLASTASAQEKVTLNVAAFPSLDVAIKAITPAWNKLHPNVTIKLVAQEIGDHHNAMTTALATGQGLPDVMAVEIGYVGKFSEGKGLEDLNKAPYNAGQYKKLFTPFTVAQATSADKRFVAMPTDIGPGTFLYRKDILDKAGVNPTTMMKSWEDYIAAGKTIKAKTGASLINSAAGVYGIVTRTNLKNGEGIYFDSKNNLLVGPDSPRFVRAFTLAKQVRDAGLDAKIGEWSNEWYDAFKKGTVATQFSGAWLTGALQSWMAPDTKGLWRVQNLPEGGYASWGGSFYAIPTASKNKQWAWEFIKFMTVDQGSQIKAFIDNGAFPALLSAQNDPIFNQGVPFLGGQKARVLWRDAARKTQPIDVNKYDSVADQILATELTNVLEQGKDIKQALTDARAQILRRAR